The following proteins are co-located in the Spirosoma montaniterrae genome:
- a CDS encoding TraR/DksA family transcriptional regulator, whose product MVQEEKKRYSEEELKEFAELIGQKLDATRSELNYIKETLSKRNDSGTDNTSGNSKLLEDGADTSERENLSQLAARLQKFIQQLDAAMVRIKNGTYGVCKDTGKLIPKERLRAVPHTQQTIEAKLRQSN is encoded by the coding sequence ATGGTTCAAGAAGAGAAGAAACGGTATTCGGAAGAAGAGCTAAAAGAGTTTGCGGAACTGATCGGCCAAAAACTTGATGCCACCCGCAGTGAACTGAACTACATCAAGGAAACACTCAGTAAGCGCAACGATAGCGGTACAGATAACACCTCGGGAAACTCGAAGCTTCTCGAAGATGGTGCCGATACCAGCGAACGAGAGAACTTGAGTCAGTTAGCGGCCCGGCTGCAAAAATTTATTCAGCAGTTAGATGCAGCAATGGTTCGGATTAAGAACGGCACTTACGGCGTTTGTAAAGATACAGGAAAGCTGATTCCTAAAGAGCGTCTTCGGGCTGTGCCTCACACCCAACAGACTATTGAGGCAAAACTGCGGCAATCGAATTAA